In one window of Streptomyces griseus subsp. griseus DNA:
- a CDS encoding type II secretion system F family protein: MSASGEVLHRLGMLAALSGAAVQLVLGVAAGRRRRAVRGRGALLLEAAPDAGAGWWSWTAVVRGWTDRSTCTEGGVRAGSGARTGGGAWPGGGVRARGGARAVSGSGAIGGAGASASARGSAGAAAGARGDVMRWAAPVGAWLSGWILIGGLMGCAVGSAAAYGTWRWQCSRPRPGSGESREERAAIAGQLPLAADLLAACVAVGAGPREAAEAVGESIGGPVGDRLAGAAAEIRLGGEPAEAWGRLGEIPGAGPLARCLHRAGSTGAPAAEPVSRLAEAMRAEQAGAAVARAQRAGVLITAPVGLCFLPAFLAVGVAPVIIGLAGGLLATG, from the coding sequence ATGAGCGCGTCGGGAGAAGTTCTCCACAGGCTGGGGATGCTGGCGGCGCTGTCGGGTGCCGCGGTGCAGCTTGTACTGGGCGTGGCCGCGGGGCGCCGGAGACGAGCGGTGCGTGGCCGGGGCGCACTGCTGCTGGAGGCCGCACCGGATGCAGGAGCCGGCTGGTGGTCCTGGACGGCGGTGGTGCGGGGCTGGACGGACCGCTCCACGTGCACCGAGGGCGGGGTCCGGGCGGGGAGTGGCGCCCGGACGGGTGGGGGCGCTTGGCCGGGTGGTGGTGTCCGAGCGCGTGGGGGTGCCCGGGCGGTCAGTGGGTCCGGTGCCATTGGTGGTGCCGGGGCCAGCGCTAGTGCCCGGGGCAGTGCCGGTGCCGCCGCTGGGGCTCGCGGCGACGTCATGCGGTGGGCTGCTCCGGTGGGGGCCTGGCTGTCCGGGTGGATCCTGATCGGCGGCCTGATGGGGTGTGCGGTCGGTTCGGCGGCGGCGTACGGGACATGGCGCTGGCAGTGTTCCCGGCCCCGGCCCGGTTCGGGCGAGAGCCGTGAGGAGCGGGCCGCGATCGCCGGGCAGCTTCCTCTGGCCGCCGACCTGCTGGCGGCCTGCGTGGCCGTGGGCGCCGGGCCCCGCGAGGCGGCGGAGGCGGTCGGCGAGTCCATCGGTGGCCCGGTCGGCGACCGGCTGGCCGGGGCCGCTGCCGAGATCCGCCTGGGCGGGGAGCCCGCCGAGGCGTGGGGGCGGCTCGGGGAGATACCGGGCGCTGGGCCGCTGGCCCGCTGCCTGCATCGGGCCGGATCGACCGGGGCCCCGGCGGCGGAGCCGGTCTCCAGGCTGGCCGAGGCCATGCGCGCCGAGCAGGCCGGTGCCGCCGTGGCCCGTGCCCAGCGGGCCGGGGTCCTGATCACCGCACCGGTCGGGCTGTGCTTCCTCCCCGCCTTCCTGGCGGTGGGGGTGGCGCCGGTGATCATCGGCCTGGCCGGCGGACTGCTGGCCACGGGCTAG
- a CDS encoding DUF4244 domain-containing protein: protein MEHEGGAVGASRRRRLPKGQPSRSAAWFARWSGRPGRSSDCGMTTSEYAVGTIAACAFAAVLYKVVNSGPVMSAMQSMIESALDAKF, encoded by the coding sequence ATGGAACACGAGGGGGGTGCGGTGGGCGCATCCCGCCGCAGGCGGCTGCCGAAGGGGCAGCCGAGCCGGTCGGCCGCATGGTTCGCACGGTGGTCGGGAAGGCCGGGCCGGTCGTCCGACTGCGGGATGACCACTTCCGAATACGCGGTGGGCACCATCGCCGCGTGTGCCTTCGCCGCCGTGCTCTACAAGGTGGTCAACAGCGGGCCGGTGATGTCGGCTATGCAGTCCATGATCGAGAGCGCACTCGATGCGAAGTTCTGA
- the bldG gene encoding anti-sigma factor antagonist BldG produces the protein MDLSLSTRNVGDRTVVEVGGEIDVYTAPKLREQLVELVNDGSYHLVVDMEGVDFLDSTGLGVLVGGLKRVRAHEGSLRLVCNQERILKIFRITGLTKVFPIHTTVDEAVAATD, from the coding sequence GTGGACCTGTCCCTGTCGACTCGCAATGTTGGCGACCGTACGGTTGTCGAGGTCGGTGGCGAGATTGATGTGTATACCGCGCCCAAGCTGCGCGAGCAGTTGGTCGAGTTGGTGAATGACGGCAGCTACCACCTGGTTGTCGACATGGAAGGTGTCGACTTCCTCGACTCCACCGGTCTCGGCGTGCTCGTGGGCGGCTTGAAGCGTGTCCGGGCCCATGAGGGCTCGCTGCGCCTGGTCTGCAACCAGGAGCGCATTCTCAAGATCTTCCGGATCACGGGCCTGACCAAGGTGTTCCCGATTCACACCACGGTCGACGAGGCCGTCGCCGCCACCGACTGA
- a CDS encoding LuxR C-terminal-related transcriptional regulator, producing the protein MTTRSEAVETPCPYLGTGQDPRSAAWRLESLTDREKEVPLQLGTGLGNRQLARELGIADRTVKAHIANIVGKIGQETRTQATIVSALAHDVLCDDPSCSRHQGAAAGRHRGPAAA; encoded by the coding sequence ATGACCACACGGTCCGAGGCAGTGGAAACACCTTGTCCATACCTGGGTACGGGGCAGGACCCCAGGAGCGCCGCATGGCGGTTGGAGAGCCTCACCGACCGGGAGAAGGAAGTGCCTCTCCAGCTCGGTACGGGCCTGGGCAACAGGCAGTTGGCGCGGGAGCTGGGGATAGCGGACAGGACGGTCAAGGCGCATATCGCGAACATCGTGGGCAAGATCGGTCAGGAGACGCGGACGCAGGCAACGATCGTGTCGGCTCTGGCGCATGACGTGCTGTGTGACGATCCCTCGTGCTCGCGACACCAGGGGGCGGCAGCTGGCCGTCACCGGGGGCCTGCTGCCGCATGA
- a CDS encoding TlpA family protein disulfide reductase: MDDARRPGPLKSFAPADRPAMPELAGERVDGDGRVSLKGLRGKVVVVNAWASWCGPCRAEAPGLSRVHEELRAKGLRVVGVNADVSVGAARAFEKDTALVYPSLHDPQGRQLLRLPKGVVSTVGYPFTIVVDPEGRIAATRIGAIGEAELKKLVTPLLPA; encoded by the coding sequence GTGGACGACGCCCGCAGGCCCGGGCCGCTGAAGTCCTTCGCCCCTGCTGACCGTCCGGCGATGCCGGAGCTGGCGGGTGAGCGCGTGGACGGCGACGGCCGGGTCAGCCTCAAGGGGCTGCGGGGCAAGGTTGTCGTGGTCAACGCCTGGGCGTCGTGGTGCGGCCCGTGCCGTGCGGAGGCTCCCGGCCTCTCCCGGGTGCACGAGGAGCTGCGGGCCAAGGGGTTGCGGGTGGTCGGGGTCAACGCGGATGTCTCGGTCGGGGCGGCGCGTGCCTTCGAGAAGGACACCGCGCTCGTCTATCCGAGCCTGCACGACCCGCAGGGGCGGCAGCTTCTCCGCCTTCCGAAGGGCGTGGTCAGCACCGTCGGCTACCCGTTCACCATCGTCGTCGACCCCGAGGGGCGGATCGCGGCGACCCGGATCGGGGCGATCGGCGAGGCGGAGCTGAAGAAGCTGGTCACGCCGCTGTTGCCGGCCTGA
- a CDS encoding DEAD/DEAH box helicase, translating to MAFNHLPAAMHDALGPLSVTPVTHSVPMAKNHRPGRPPESGDMRPSPAMILDRLATGAGRAARITHTEHLPPRSGTHAIWPDRIRPEVISAIERAGIDHPWAHQATAAEHALDGESVVIATGTASGKSLAYLAPVLSTLLAGSEAPNGRGATALYLAPTKALAADQRRSVKALAAPLGNAVRPAVYDGDTPVEEREWVRQYANYVLTNPDMLHRGILPSHPRWSSFLRALRFVVIDECHTYRGVFGSHVAQVLRRLRRLCARYGADPVFLLASATAADPSVAAGRLTGLPVREVSDDASPRGELVFALWEPPLTDLHGEKGAPVRRTATAETADLLTDLTVQGVRSVAFVRSRRGAELISVIAKERLAEVDRSLPKRVAAYRGGYLPEERRALERALHSGELLGLAATTALELGIDVSGLDAVVICGYPGTRASLWQQAGRAGRSGQGALAVLVARDDPLDTYLVHHPEALFRQPVESTVLDPDNPYVLAPHLCAAAAELPLTEPDIALFGPAVPELLPQLEAAKLLRRRASGWHWTRRERAADLTDIRGGGGRPVQIVEESTGRLLGTVDAAAAHTAVHEGAVHLHQGRTHLVRKLDLEDSVALVEQADPPYSTVARDTTAISVLETDTEIPWGQGRLCYGSVEVTNQVVSFLRRKLMTGEVLGETKLDLPPHTLRTRAVWWTVTEDQLDAARINPEILGGALHAAEHASIGLLPLFATCDRWDIGGVSIPLHPDTLLPTVFVYDGHPGGAGFAERAFHTARTWLTATREAIASCECEAGCPSCIQSPKCGNGNEPLHKRGAVRLLTELLNGAPPEAPPEAQQEDRPGT from the coding sequence ATGGCATTCAATCACTTACCAGCAGCCATGCACGACGCCTTGGGACCATTGTCCGTCACGCCAGTGACACACTCGGTGCCGATGGCCAAGAATCACCGTCCCGGACGACCACCCGAGAGTGGGGACATGCGCCCCTCTCCCGCCATGATCCTCGACCGGCTCGCCACAGGGGCGGGCCGGGCCGCGCGCATCACTCATACGGAGCACCTGCCCCCTAGATCGGGAACCCATGCCATCTGGCCGGATCGCATCCGGCCAGAAGTGATCTCGGCGATCGAAAGAGCCGGAATCGACCATCCGTGGGCCCACCAGGCCACCGCCGCCGAGCACGCGCTGGACGGCGAATCGGTCGTGATCGCCACCGGCACGGCGTCCGGCAAGTCGCTCGCCTACCTCGCCCCGGTCCTCAGCACCCTGCTGGCGGGCTCCGAGGCGCCGAACGGCCGCGGGGCCACGGCTCTGTACCTCGCCCCCACCAAGGCGCTGGCCGCCGACCAGCGGCGCTCCGTGAAGGCCCTGGCGGCGCCCCTGGGCAACGCTGTACGGCCTGCGGTCTACGACGGCGACACCCCGGTCGAGGAACGCGAGTGGGTGCGGCAGTACGCGAACTACGTCCTGACCAACCCCGACATGCTGCACCGCGGCATCCTGCCGTCCCACCCCCGGTGGTCCTCCTTCCTGCGCGCGCTGCGGTTCGTCGTGATCGACGAGTGCCACACCTACCGGGGCGTCTTCGGCTCCCATGTCGCCCAGGTCCTGCGCAGGCTGCGCCGCCTCTGCGCCCGCTACGGGGCCGACCCGGTCTTCCTGCTCGCCTCCGCCACGGCGGCCGACCCATCGGTCGCCGCCGGGCGCCTGACGGGCCTTCCGGTCAGGGAGGTGTCCGACGACGCCTCCCCGCGCGGCGAGCTGGTCTTCGCCCTCTGGGAGCCTCCGCTGACCGATCTGCACGGCGAGAAAGGCGCGCCCGTACGCCGTACCGCCACGGCCGAGACCGCCGACCTGCTCACCGATCTGACCGTCCAGGGGGTCCGCTCGGTCGCCTTCGTACGTTCCCGGCGCGGCGCCGAACTGATCTCGGTCATCGCCAAGGAACGTCTGGCGGAGGTGGACCGCTCCCTGCCGAAGCGGGTCGCCGCCTACCGTGGCGGCTACCTCCCGGAGGAGCGCCGCGCCCTGGAACGGGCCCTGCACTCCGGTGAGCTCCTGGGGCTGGCGGCCACCACCGCCCTGGAACTGGGCATCGACGTCTCCGGCCTCGACGCCGTCGTCATCTGCGGCTACCCGGGCACCCGGGCCTCCCTCTGGCAGCAGGCGGGGCGCGCCGGCCGGTCGGGGCAGGGCGCCCTGGCCGTGCTCGTCGCCCGGGACGATCCGCTGGACACCTATCTGGTGCACCACCCGGAGGCGCTGTTCCGGCAGCCCGTGGAGTCGACCGTGCTGGACCCGGACAACCCCTACGTCCTGGCCCCCCATCTGTGCGCGGCCGCCGCCGAGCTGCCCCTCACCGAGCCCGACATCGCGCTCTTCGGACCCGCCGTGCCTGAGCTGCTGCCCCAGCTGGAGGCCGCGAAGCTGCTGCGCCGGCGGGCGTCCGGGTGGCACTGGACCCGCCGCGAGCGGGCCGCCGACCTCACCGACATCCGGGGCGGGGGCGGACGCCCCGTACAGATCGTGGAGGAGTCCACCGGGCGCCTGCTGGGCACGGTCGACGCGGCCGCGGCCCACACCGCCGTCCACGAGGGCGCCGTCCACCTCCACCAGGGCCGCACCCACCTGGTCCGGAAACTGGATCTGGAGGACTCCGTCGCCCTGGTCGAACAGGCAGACCCCCCGTACTCCACCGTCGCCCGCGACACCACCGCCATCTCCGTCCTGGAGACCGACACCGAGATCCCCTGGGGCCAGGGGCGGCTCTGCTACGGCTCCGTCGAGGTCACCAACCAGGTCGTCTCCTTCCTCCGCCGCAAGCTGATGACCGGTGAGGTCCTGGGCGAGACCAAACTCGACCTGCCGCCCCACACCCTGCGCACCCGGGCCGTCTGGTGGACGGTCACCGAGGACCAACTCGACGCCGCCCGGATCAACCCGGAGATCCTCGGCGGCGCCCTCCACGCGGCCGAGCACGCGTCGATCGGCCTGCTCCCGCTCTTCGCCACCTGCGACCGCTGGGACATCGGCGGCGTCTCGATACCGCTCCACCCGGACACCCTGCTGCCGACGGTCTTCGTCTACGACGGCCACCCGGGCGGCGCGGGATTCGCCGAACGCGCCTTCCACACCGCCCGTACGTGGCTGACGGCGACCCGTGAAGCCATCGCCTCCTGCGAGTGCGAGGCGGGCTGCCCCTCCTGCATCCAGTCCCCCAAGTGCGGCAACGGCAACGAACCCCTGCACAAACGCGGCGCCGTACGCCTGCTCACCGAACTCCTCAACGGAGCTCCACCGGAAGCGCCACCAGAGGCGCAGCAGGAGGACCGGCCCGGGACCTGA
- a CDS encoding type II secretion system F family protein, which yields MTGVAAGHAAHVAALFAGVAVWLMAMREPGVRRARVLFVDGPVEPWRAWRGWSWLLKARGPAVERREWWCVPVAVLLAVLGASVLPLVAGAVAVPLVRRWLRGRARRRQCERAADMVAALCGAVVGELRAGQEPGQALLAGLRECAAEGEPQVRGGTGGRGGTWLGDAEAAVLAAARFGGDVPAALRQAADGPGLGGLSGMAACWRVAVDGGAGLAAGLDRLERALRADRRRREELRAQLAGAWSTVVVLALLPVAGLGLGAALGADPLRVLLHTPGGLFCLAVGGCLEAAGLLWACRIVRGGEAP from the coding sequence GTGACGGGGGTGGCGGCGGGTCACGCGGCACATGTGGCGGCTCTCTTCGCGGGCGTGGCGGTCTGGCTGATGGCGATGCGGGAGCCCGGGGTTCGGCGGGCGAGGGTCCTGTTCGTGGACGGGCCGGTTGAGCCATGGCGGGCGTGGCGCGGGTGGTCGTGGCTGCTCAAAGCCCGGGGGCCGGCCGTGGAGCGGCGCGAGTGGTGGTGCGTTCCGGTGGCGGTGCTGCTGGCCGTGCTGGGGGCGTCGGTACTGCCGCTGGTCGCAGGGGCCGTGGCGGTGCCTCTGGTGCGGAGGTGGCTGCGTGGTCGTGCCAGGCGGCGGCAGTGTGAGCGGGCGGCGGACATGGTGGCGGCGTTGTGCGGGGCCGTGGTCGGGGAGCTGCGGGCCGGACAGGAGCCGGGCCAGGCCCTGTTGGCCGGGCTGCGGGAGTGCGCGGCGGAGGGGGAGCCACAGGTCAGGGGCGGGACGGGAGGCCGGGGCGGTACGTGGCTCGGGGACGCGGAGGCCGCTGTGCTCGCGGCCGCGCGCTTCGGGGGCGATGTCCCCGCGGCGTTGCGGCAGGCGGCGGATGGGCCGGGGCTGGGCGGCCTGTCCGGGATGGCCGCGTGCTGGCGGGTGGCCGTTGACGGCGGGGCCGGTCTCGCGGCCGGCCTGGACCGCCTGGAGAGGGCGTTGCGGGCCGACCGGCGGAGACGGGAGGAGCTGCGGGCCCAGTTGGCGGGAGCCTGGTCGACCGTCGTGGTGCTGGCGCTGCTGCCGGTGGCGGGGCTGGGGCTGGGCGCGGCGCTCGGAGCGGATCCGCTGCGGGTGCTGCTGCACACGCCCGGCGGGCTGTTCTGCCTGGCGGTGGGGGGATGTCTGGAAGCGGCGGGACTTCTTTGGGCCTGCCGGATCGTGCGGGGAGGGGAGGCTCCATGA
- a CDS encoding TadE family type IV pilus minor pilin, which yields MRSSEAGAGHRRRGPETGVRPRSRARGSETGIRRRRAWGLRDRGAVTAEAAVVIPVLVAFAMALLWALAAASAQIRCVDAARAGARAVARSEPEAAVLAAARDAAPGGARVSVGRAGEMWRVTVEAPTPGPAALALTLRAEAAALAEDTVGGVVL from the coding sequence ATGCGAAGTTCTGAGGCCGGGGCCGGTCACCGGAGGAGGGGGCCTGAGACCGGGGTCCGGCCTCGGAGCAGAGCCAGGGGTTCCGAGACCGGGATCCGGCGCCGGAGAGCGTGGGGGCTTCGGGACCGTGGGGCAGTTACGGCGGAGGCGGCCGTGGTCATTCCGGTGTTGGTGGCCTTCGCCATGGCGCTGCTCTGGGCGTTGGCGGCGGCCTCGGCCCAGATTCGGTGCGTGGACGCGGCGAGGGCGGGGGCCCGGGCCGTGGCCCGTTCGGAACCGGAGGCGGCGGTGCTGGCGGCCGCGCGCGATGCCGCGCCCGGTGGGGCCCGGGTCTCGGTGGGAAGGGCCGGGGAGATGTGGCGCGTAACGGTGGAGGCGCCGACTCCGGGGCCGGCGGCCCTGGCCCTGACGCTGCGTGCCGAGGCGGCTGCCTTGGCCGAGGACACGGTGGGAGGTGTTGTGCTGTGA
- a CDS encoding Rv3654c family TadE-like protein, whose product MATVWVAVTTVALCAVFALVLELGQAVTARHRAGGAADLAALAAADRVLEGQEVACGAALKVALAQKAVLVRCAVHGGIADVVARSDFGRYSPAVRARAAPPAEPLLKG is encoded by the coding sequence GTGGCCACGGTGTGGGTGGCTGTCACCACGGTGGCCCTGTGCGCGGTGTTCGCCCTCGTGCTTGAGCTGGGGCAGGCCGTGACCGCACGTCACCGGGCCGGTGGTGCGGCGGATCTGGCGGCCCTGGCGGCTGCGGACCGGGTGTTGGAGGGGCAGGAGGTCGCGTGCGGGGCGGCTTTGAAGGTGGCCTTGGCCCAGAAGGCGGTGCTCGTCCGCTGCGCGGTGCACGGGGGTATCGCCGACGTGGTTGCCCGGTCGGACTTCGGGCGCTACTCACCGGCTGTCCGGGCTCGGGCCGCCCCTCCGGCCGAGCCCCTCCTGAAAGGGTGA